AGGGCTCCAGAACGAGGTGGTGACCTCCACGTTCTTGCCCGCGGACAGGTCCACGAACTCCACATTCGACGACAGCACCCGCGGATCCGTCAGATCCGTCCGCGCCGAAGCAGCACCCGGAAAATACACCTTCGCATCCGGGTTCTTCACCTCAATACGGTACTTACCACCACTCAACGCCGTGCCCGGCGACAGCTTCACCGTGCCGTCCGCCTGCGTCACGCCGGTGACCGACCGGCCCTCATCATCGGTCAGCGTCACCGTCACACCAGCCCAGCCCGGCTCCAGCGCCTGATCCCACTTCCCGTTCGCATTCACCTCCCTCACCACACGAACCGTCGCCGAACCATCCCCCGCATCAGCCGACGCAGGCGACACCGCAGCGAAGAACCCCACCGCCCCCATCGACACCGATAACGCCGCCGATAACCCCAAAGACATCCCACCGACCCAACGCCGGCGCTGCCGCAGCTCCATACCAAACCTTTCACCCGACTAGAGGCAAGACAGCCCCTAAACGCGGACCAGACACACCCCTAGAGATCAGCGCCATCGCTTTGTGTGACGAACAGATGAACCGAATGAGTGACATAGTCATGATGGGATTTATGGAAGCGGTGCTCGGCGGGATCTGCGGCTAGCCCCGTACCCGGGCGACACGCATCCAGCCCGCGCCCGCCTTGAGGCCGGAGCCCAGGCACAGGCCCCAGGCCGCACCCGGCACACCACCACATTGGTAGCCCGCGAGCAGGAAGGCCACCGCGAGCGGGGAGAACACCAACTGCAGGGGGAGTGTGGCCCGAGGGCGGACGACGCGAAGGGTGAGCAGGGCGCAGGTGCCGACTGCCATCGCCGCGTACTGACTGCCGGTAGCGGGAAGAAGCGCCGCAGTCGACGCCCAGGTTCCACCGAGGATTCTTCGGCCGGCCCCCTCGGGCAGCTCCGCCAGCACCGCGGTCCAGAGCGCGGCCACTCCCGCGAGCAGTGCGGCGAGCGTCGCCGTAGCCCGGATCTGACCGGGGAGGGTCCGGCACCGGCGCAGGATCGGCGGCCCAAGAGCGGTGGCTGCGTTGAAGAGGACGTTCAGCGGGCCGAAGAGGGTTGTGGCGCCGCGCAGCGCGCCGACCGCCAGGGGACTGGCGAACAACCCGAGCGCGACGACGGCGAGTTGGCTGGAGGCGTTGCCGACGGCGAACTCGATGACGAACCGGCGCCCGAGGTGGTCACGCCGCAGCAAACGCCGCGGGTCGGCGGGCAGCCCGCGGAGCCGGGGAGCGAGCAGCCCGGCTCCGGCCAGCAACGCGGGAAGCGCGGAGAACCCCCACACCGCGATCAGGCGCGCGGGAGTCGCGCCGTACGGCTGAAGAGCAAGGGCGGGGAAGACGCCCGCGAGACGCAGGACGTCGATGGCCAGGGCCTGATGGGGCAGCCGCAGCGCCGCGAAGCAGTAGCGCATGCCGTCGTGGGTGAGGACAACGGGCAGAACGAGCCCGAGGACGGCGAGCCCGCGAGCGGTCCCGCCGGGCACCACGGCGAGCCCGGCCGCCATGGGCAGACCTACGGCGATGGAAGCGGCGGCCGTGAAGAGCAGTGCCGACCTGCACGCGCAGCGCACCTCGGCGCGCGCTCCGCGCTCGAGCACGAGCGCCTGTCCGACGTAGGACACGGAGAACCCGAGCAGCACGGTGAACACGGTGTAGACGAGGGAGAAGACGGAGAATCCCTCGGCCGTGGACAGCCGCGCCGCGACTACCAGGACCAGGATGTTGGTGAGTGCGGCGACTCCCTGATCCGCCACGGAACAGGCCACGGCGGCCCCCGTTCCGAGACTGCCGTTCCGGTCCCCGATGCCGGTGTCTTCGGCGTGGTCGTTCCCGGCCCTCCGCTGGTTTCGCCAACGCCTCACGGGTGGAGGGAGCGGGCGGGCCGCACCGGCAGGTCGGGGCGGTCCACCCGGCGCAGGGCGAGGGTCATCGTCGGGCTGTCGTCCGTGGCCTGGACGGCAGGCGTCGTATTCTCCCGTGGCATGGAGGCCTCCGGCGCACCGCTTCGCATCCCAGGAGCCGCTGTGCCGTCGTCGCCTTTCCACGGGGCGAGCCGGCTCATGCGCTTGGCCCTCGTACCTCGGGAGGAGCTGGATCGCGCCGTGCCCTCCGCGTGCAGGAGCGCGCCCAGGACCCTGCCGCCCGCTCCGGTGACCAGTTCGTGGATGCGGGTCAGCTCATCGCGGCGGACCTTGCGGGGGTCGCACACGACGAGGACGCCATCCACCCGGTCGGCGAGGGCTATGGCGTCGGCGTACGACAGCACCGCGGGGGCGAGGACCACGACCACCGCGTCCGGTCCGTCCGCCGTGGCGATCAGTTGGGTGGCGGGCGCTGAGGTCAGTGCGCGGGCCACGTTGCGCACCCGGGCACCGGGAATGAAGCCGAAGGTGCCGGACTCTTCCGCTTCCATGGGGATGCGCTCGCCGGTCGGCCAGCCGCGGTCTCCGCGCGCGGGTATGCGCGCGGCCCAGCCCGGCTGTATCCCGTCGGCTTTGCGGAGCCGTGCGGCCAGTCCAGGGGACCGTAAGTCAGCCTCCACCAACAGGACTTCGTGGCCCATCTCCGCGAACGAAGCCGCGAGGTTGACCGATGCGGCGGCCGCTGTCGTGATAGCTCCGCGGGGAGCTACGACCAGCAGTCGGCGCCGGTCGGCGAAACGCTGGTCGTAGGCGAGCCGGAAGGCCACCGAGCGATATGCCTCGGCCATCCGGCCACGGGCGAGCAGACCGTTCGCGTCACCGCTGCTTCGCCGGGCGTGCGGCAACGTTCCGAGGACGGGGGCACGCAGTGCCCGGACGACATCGCC
This region of Streptomyces sp. L2 genomic DNA includes:
- a CDS encoding lipopolysaccharide biosynthesis protein, with translation MTAAADHTSRASGPDEPDLLRDQFKQLLRYRLLIVLGLVAGLAGGAWIGLAGGDSYVATSEVTVRSPTADPFGPGSTTQEKQVSIGSERQTAVSNAVASRAAKTLGMPDAAQRLQSGLQVTNPPNTLVLRFDYTAGSPGTAARRANAFAQAYLDNRQEQTQSLIGHMVAGYEKQLKPLEKQRDRLTKQIAVEGRSESSTQSAQTSVLSQISQLDNSITQLKALDTTPGFVVRTATPPRAPSGPGLLLLLGLGAAVGIGVGLLAAWVRLVFDPTARSEGDVVRALRAPVLGTLPHARRSSGDANGLLARGRMAEAYRSVAFRLAYDQRFADRRRLLVVAPRGAITTAAAASVNLAASFAEMGHEVLLVEADLRSPGLAARLRKADGIQPGWAARIPARGDRGWPTGERIPMEAEESGTFGFIPGARVRNVARALTSAPATQLIATADGPDAVVVVLAPAVLSYADAIALADRVDGVLVVCDPRKVRRDELTRIHELVTGAGGRVLGALLHAEGTARSSSSRGTRAKRMSRLAPWKGDDGTAAPGMRSGAPEASMPRENTTPAVQATDDSPTMTLALRRVDRPDLPVRPARSLHP